From the genome of Xiphophorus couchianus chromosome 6, X_couchianus-1.0, whole genome shotgun sequence, one region includes:
- the LOC114147187 gene encoding pancreatic alpha-amylase-like — MKFLILVALFGLSLAQHNPHLKSGRTAIVHLFEWRWADIAAECERYLGPNGFGGVQISPPNEHILVSSPWRPWWQRYQPIGYNLCSRSGNEAELGDMITRCNNVGVNIYVDAVINHMCGSGGGEGTHSSCGSWFSASKEDFPSVPYSYMDFNDNKCKTGSGEIENYSDPYQVRDCRLVGLLDLALEKEYVRGKVADFMNKLIDMGVAGFRVDASKHMWPGDVDSIYRRLNNLNTKWFPSGARAFIFQEVIDLGGEAISAQEYVHLGRVTEFKYGAKLGTVFRKWNGEKLSFTKNWGEGWGFMADGNALVFVDNHDNQRGHGAGGASIVTFWDARLHKMAVAYMLAHPYGQARVMSSYRWDRNIVNGQDQNDWIGPPSNGDGSTKPVPINPDQTCGDGWVCEHRWRQIKNMVIFRNVVNGQPHANWWDNQSNQVAFGRGNRGFIVFNNDDWALDVTLNTGLPGGTYCDVISGEKQGSGCTGKQVQVGSDGRANFYISNTEEDPFIAIHADSKL; from the exons ATGAAGTTTCTCATTCTAGTCGCTCTGTTTGGCCTGAGCCTTGCTCAGCACAATCCCCACCTCAAAAGCGGAAGGACTGCCATCGTCCATCTGTTTGAGTGGCGCTGGGCTGATATCGCTGCAGAGTGTGAGCGCTATTTGGGTCCTAATGGCTTCGGGGGTGTTCAG ATTTCTCCACCAAATGAACACATTCTTGTGAGCAGTCCCTGGAGGCCCTGGTGGCAAAGATACCAGCCAATTGGTTATAATCTGTGCTCAAGATCTGGCAATGAGGCTGAACTCGGGGACATGATCACCAGATGCAACAATGTTGGG GTCAACATCTATGTGGATGCTGTCATCAACCACATGTGCGGATCTGGTGGTGGAGAGGGAACCCATTCTTCCTGTGGCAGCTGGTTCAGTGCAAGCAAAGAGGACTTTCCAAGCGTCCCATACTCTTATATGGacttcaatgacaataaatgcaaGACTGGTAGTGGTGAAATTGAGAACTACAGCGATCCCTATCAG GTGCGCGACTGTCGTCTGGTTGGTCTGCTGGATCTTGCCCTTGAGAAAGAATACGTCAGGGGCAAAGTGGCTGACTTCATGAACAAGCTTATTGACATGGGTGTGGCTGGATTTAGAGTGGATGCTAGCAAGCACATGTGGCCTGGTGACGTGGATTCCATCTACCGTCGTCTCAACAACCTTAACACCAAATGGTTTCCAAGTGGTGCCAGGGCTTTTATCTTCCAGGAG GTAATTGATCTTGGAGGTGAGGCCATCTCAGCTCAGGAGTATGTCCATCTGGGAAGAGTGACTGAATTCAAATATGGTGCCAAACTGGGAACTGTCTTCAGAAAGTGGAATGGGGAGAAGCTTTCTTTCACCAA GAACTGGGGAGAAGGTTGGGGATTCATGGCTGATGGCAATGCTCTTGTCTTTGTTGACAATCACGACAACCAGAGAGGTCACGGTGCTGGTGGTGCCTCCATTGTTACCTTCTGGGACGCCAGACTCCACAAGATGGCTGTGGCCTACATGCTGGCTCATCCTTATGGACAGGCCAGAGTGATGTCAAGCTACCGCTGGGACCGTAACATCGTGAATGGACAG GATCAGAATGATTGGATTGGCCCTCCCAGTAATGGTGATGGATCCACCAAGCCTGTTCCAATCAACCCTGACCAGACCTGTGGAGACGGATGGGTGTGTGAGCATAGATGGCGTCAGATCAA GAACATGGTCATTTTCCGTAATGTGGTCAATGGACAGCCTCATGCCAACTGGTGGGACAACCAGAGCAACCAGGTTGCCTTTGGACGCGGTAACCGTGGTTTCATAGTTTTTAACAATGATGACTG GGCCCTAGATGTAACCCTGAATACTGGTTTGCCTGGTGGAACCTACTGTGACGTCATTTCGGGTGAGAAGCAAGGAAGTGGGTGCACCGGAAAGCAGGTCCAAGTTGGAAGTGATGGCCGCGCCAACTTCTACATCAGCAATACAGAGGAAGATCCTTTTATTGCTATCCATGCTGACTCCAAGCTGTAA
- the LOC114147188 gene encoding pancreatic alpha-amylase-like isoform X6: MKLFILITLFGLSLTQHNPHFKRGRTTIVHLFEWRWSDIAAECERFLAPKGFGGVQISPPNEHIVLDQPWRPWWQRYQPISYDLCSRSGSEEEFKDMIIRCNNVGVNIYVDAVINHMCGSGGGEGNHSSCGSWFSASKKDFPSVPYSAWDFSVNKCRTSSGDIENYGDIFQVRDCRLVSLLDLDLEKDYVRGKVAEYMNKLIDLGVAGFRVDACKHMWPGDLENVYGRLQNLNTTWFPRDSKPFIFQEVIDLGGEAISYTEYVHLGRVTEFKYGAKLGKVFRKWDEEKLFYTRTWGEGWSFMSDGNAVVFVDNHDNQRGHGAGGSSIITFWDSRLYKMAVGIRMIGWALQATLMDPPSLFLLTQIRHVETDGCVSTDGVRSRPLM, from the exons ATGAAGCTGTTCATTTTAATAACCCTGTTTGGGCTCAGCCTCACACAGCACAACCCCCATTTTAAGCGTGGAAGGACAACAATTGTTCACCTATTTGAGTGGCGCTGGTCTGACATTGCTGCCGAATGTGAACGCTTTCTAGCTCCAAAAGGGTTTGGTGGTGTTCAG ATTTCTCCTCCAAACGAACACATTGTTCTGGACCAGCCATGGCGGCCATGGTGGCAAAGATACCAACCAATCAGCTACGATTTATGCTCCAGATCAGGCAGTGAGGAGGAATTTAAAGACATGATCATCAGATGCAACAATGTTGGG GTTAATATTTATGTGGACGCTGTCATCAACCATATGTGTGGAAGTGGTGGTGGAGAGGGAAACCACTCCTCATGTGGAAGCTGGTTCAGTGCCAGCAAAAAGGACTTTCCAAGCGTCCCGTACTCGGCTTGGGACTTCAGTGTGAACAAATGCAGAACGAGCAGTGGTGACATAGAAAACTATGGAGATATTTTTCAG GTGCGAGACTGCCGTCTGGTCAGTCTTTTGGACCTTGATTTGGAGAAAGACTACGTCAGAGGCAAAGTGGCTGAGTACATGAACAAGCTAATTGATTTAGGTGTAGCTGGATTCCGAGTGGATGCCTGCAAGCACATGTGGCCAGGTGACCTGGAAAATGTTTACGGTCGTCTTCAGAACCTCAACACAACGTGGTTTCCCAGGGATTCCAAACCTTTCATCTTTCAGGAG GTTATTGATTTGGGAGGTGAGGCCATCTCTTACACTGAGTATGTCCATCTGGGCAGAGTGACAGAGTTCAAATATGGTGCAAAATTAGGAAAAGTCTTTAGAAAGTGGGATGAAGAGAAACTGTTTTACACAAG GACCTGGGGAGAAGGGTGGAGCTTCATGTCTGATGGCAATGCTGTTGTCTTTGTTGATAACCACGATAACCAGAGAGGTCATGGGGCAGGTGGCTCATCCATCATAACTTTCTGGGACTCCAGACTCTACAAGATGGCAGTCGG GATCAGAATGATTGGATGGGCCCTCCAAGCAACACTAATGGATCCACCAAGTCTGTTTCTGTTAACCCAGATCAGACATGTGGAGACGGATGGGTGTGTGAGCACAGATGGCGTCAGATCAC